The Chloroherpetonaceae bacterium genome includes a window with the following:
- the tuf gene encoding elongation factor Tu: protein MAKEVFKRDKPHVNVGTIGHVDHGKTTLTAAITKVLAEQGLAQALAYDQIDKAPEEKARGITISTSHVEYETKNRHYAHIDCPGHADYIKNMITGAAQMDGAILVVAATDGPMPQTREHILLARQVNVPAIVVFLNKVDIADPELIELVEMELRELLTKYGFPGDEIPIVRGSALGALNGDPKWVPSVLQLMDEVDRYIPTPVRDVDKPFLMPVEDVFSIQGRGTVGTGRIERGRIRLNEEVEIVGLGPTKKSVVTGIEMFRKSLEEGQAGDNAGLLLRGIEKKDLERGMVIAKPGSITPHTKFKAEIYVLKKEEGGRHTPFFSGYRPQFYFRTTDVTGVVTLPPGVEMVMPGDNVSIEVELISPIAMDEGLRFAIREGGKTVGAGAVTKIIE from the coding sequence ATGGCAAAAGAGGTTTTCAAGCGCGACAAGCCACACGTGAATGTCGGTACAATTGGGCACGTCGACCACGGTAAGACGACGCTCACTGCCGCTATCACCAAAGTGCTGGCTGAACAAGGTTTGGCGCAAGCATTGGCATATGATCAAATTGACAAGGCGCCAGAAGAAAAAGCGCGTGGTATTACCATTTCTACCTCGCATGTGGAGTATGAGACCAAGAATCGACACTACGCCCATATAGACTGTCCTGGGCATGCGGACTACATCAAAAATATGATTACAGGTGCGGCGCAAATGGACGGCGCCATCTTGGTTGTGGCAGCCACCGATGGTCCGATGCCACAAACACGAGAGCATATTCTGCTTGCGCGTCAGGTGAATGTGCCTGCCATCGTGGTATTCCTCAACAAAGTCGACATTGCAGACCCCGAGCTGATTGAGCTGGTGGAAATGGAACTGCGTGAGCTACTTACAAAATACGGTTTCCCCGGTGATGAAATTCCAATTGTGCGTGGTTCCGCATTAGGTGCGCTGAACGGCGACCCCAAGTGGGTGCCATCTGTCTTGCAACTGATGGACGAGGTCGATCGCTACATTCCTACACCTGTGCGCGATGTGGACAAGCCATTCCTAATGCCTGTCGAAGACGTGTTCTCGATTCAAGGTCGTGGCACAGTCGGCACGGGTCGCATTGAGCGTGGTCGCATCAGACTCAACGAAGAAGTGGAAATCGTGGGTCTAGGGCCGACCAAGAAGTCCGTTGTAACAGGCATTGAGATGTTCCGAAAGAGCCTTGAAGAAGGTCAGGCTGGAGACAATGCTGGACTCTTGCTTCGTGGTATTGAAAAGAAAGACTTGGAGCGCGGAATGGTGATTGCAAAGCCGGGTTCCATCACGCCGCACACCAAGTTTAAGGCAGAGATCTATGTGTTGAAGAAAGAGGAAGGGGGACGCCATACTCCATTCTTCTCAGGTTATCGCCCGCAGTTCTACTTCCGAACCACAGACGTAACGGGTGTCGTTACCTTGCCGCCTGGTGTTGAGATGGTGATGCCCGGCGACAATGTCAGCATTGAAGTCGAGCTGATTTCACCTATCGCAATGGACGAGGGGTTGCGCTTTGCAATTCGCGAGGGCGGTAAGACCGTCGGGGCGGGCGCAGTAACGAAGATCATTGAGTAA